TGGCGAGGGCGTACGCGACTTCCTGTTCAATGTGCGCGATCCCGAAGCCACGGTGAAAGCCGTGGCCGAGAGCGCCATGCGCGAAGTGGTCGGCACCAACGATCTGCAGCCGATTATCACCCAGGCCCGCGCCGAAGTGGGCCGCCGCGCGCGTGACATCCTACAGACCGCGCTCGACAACTATTCGGCGGGCATCCAGGTGCTGGAAGTCCAGCTTCAGGAGGCGACCCCGCCGGCCACGGTCATCGACGCCTTCCGTGACGTGGACGCGGCGCGTCAGGACCGCACCCGGCTTGAGCTGGAAGCGCGCGCCTACGCCAATACCGTCATTCCCGAAGCGCGCGGTGAAGCGTCACGCATCGACGAGCAGGCACGCGGTTATCGCGAGCGCGTGATCGCCGAGGCGGCGGGTCTGGCTGACCGCTTCAACTCCATTTACGCCGAGTACCAGCTGGCGCCGGACGTGACGCGCCGCCGGATGTATCTCGAAACCATGGAGCAGGTGCTGGGACGGTCCGACCTGATGATCCTGGAACAGGATGGCGGCGCGGTGCCTTACCTGCCGCTCGACAGACTCGGACAGAACCGGGGTGCGGCCCCCCAGAACAGCGCGACCCAGTCGCGCGGCCGCACGGGAGGCCAGTAAGCCATGCGTACGATCATCTATCTCATCCTTGCTTTGGTCGTCGTCGGTGTCATCGTCCTGATGAACTCGCTCTACGTGGTCACCGAGCGTCAACAGGCGCTGGTGTTGCGGTTCGGTGAGCCGGTCGGCGTAGTCAACGCCATTGTCGATCCGCAGAACCCGCGCCCGAGCGAAGCCGGGCTGCACTTCCGCACGCCGTTCGTGACCACGGTCACGATGTTCGACAAGCGTAATCTCGAGTTCGACACCAATCCGGCTGAAATCCTGGCGTCGGACCAGGAGCGGATCGTCGTGGACGCCTTCCTGCGCTACCGGGTGGTCAATCCGCTGCGCGTGTTCCAGACGGTGCGCGACGAGCGCGGCCTGCGCCAGCGCCTGCAGGCGATTATGGACGACTCGGTGCGCGGCGTCGTCGCCTCCATGCCGTCCAACGAAATCATCTCCGGACAGCGCGCCGAGCTGATGGAACGCATCCGCGTCGCGGTCGAGACCCAAGCGCTCAACCAGGACCTCGGGATTGAAGTCATTGATGCGCGCATCAAGCGGGCCGATCTGCCCCAGCAGATCGCCACTCAGGTGTTCGAACGCATGCGCGCCGAACGCCAGCAGGAAGCGGCGCAGATCCGCGCCGAGGGTGAGCAGCGCTCACGCGAAGTGCGCGCTGACGCCGACCGCCAGGTGGAGGTCATTCTGGCCAATGCCCGTGCGGATTCCGAGCGCATCCGCGGTGAAGGCGATGGCGAACGCAACCGCATCTTCGCCGGCGCCTATGGCCAGGATCCCGAGTTCGCCGACTTCTACCGCACCATGATCGCTTACGAGACGGCCATGCGGGCCGGAACGCCGATCATCGTGCCCGCCGACTCGGAGTTCTTCCGCTATTTCCGCAGTGAGCGCGGCACGGCTCCGTCGCCGCGCTGATGCTGGAATGGGTGCTGATCGGGCTGGGCGTGGCGTGCGTCATTGAAGGCGTGTGCTACGCCGCCGCTCCCGGCGCCATGAAGCGGATTGCCGCAGCGGCCGCCATGACCGACCCGTCGCACCTGCGGCTGGCCGGACTGGCGGCGGTCGCGTTCGGGGTGGGGATTGTCGCGCTTGTGACCGGGACGGCGTAAAGCGCGCGCACACGTCCTCTTGGCGCGAGGCGCCATGGCGCGTTAAGTCTTTGTAGACCTCGCCGCCGGAGCCGCCCCATGCGCCCTTACGTTTTTTTCGCCGCCAGCATCACCCTGCTCCTCGCGGCCCCCGGCGCGGCCTTTGGCCAGCCTTCCGAAGGCTTTGCTAACCTGAACGACCGCCTCAGCCCCGCCGTTGTGAATATCGCCACGGCCCAGCGGGTCGGCGCGGCGGATGGCCTGCCCGTGTTTCCGCCCGGCTCGCCGCTGGAGCGTTTCAACGACATGCTGGGCGAGGGGCCGCGCATGGCCCGCTCTCTGGGGTCCGGCTTCATCATTGACGGTGAAGGCCTGGTCATCACCAACAACCACGTCATCGAGGAAGCCGACGCCGTCGAGGTGGTGCTGCAGGACGGGCGCGTGCTGCCGGCCGAGGTGATCGGGCGTGACCCGGCCACGGACCTGGCGGTGTTGCGCGTGGACGCCGGCGAAGTGTTGCCCCATGTCGAATTTGGCGATAGCGATGCGGCGCGTGTCGGCGACTGGGTGGTGGCCATCGGCAATCCGTTTGGCCTCGGCGGTTCGCTCACTGTGGGCGTGATCAGCGCACGCGGGCGCGATATCGGTGGCCAGTATGACGACTATCTGCAAAGTGACGTGTCCATCAATCGTGGCAATTCGGGCGGGCCGCTGTTCAATCTGGATGGCGACGTCATCGGCGTGAACACGGCGATTTTCTCGCCAACGGGCGCCAGCGTCGGGATTTCCTTCTCGGTGCCCAGCGCGGTGGCCCAGCCGGTCATCGCCCAGCTCATTG
The window above is part of the Hyphomonadaceae bacterium ML37 genome. Proteins encoded here:
- a CDS encoding Do family serine endopeptidase, whose translation is MRPYVFFAASITLLLAAPGAAFGQPSEGFANLNDRLSPAVVNIATAQRVGAADGLPVFPPGSPLERFNDMLGEGPRMARSLGSGFIIDGEGLVITNNHVIEEADAVEVVLQDGRVLPAEVIGRDPATDLAVLRVDAGEVLPHVEFGDSDAARVGDWVVAIGNPFGLGGSLTVGVISARGRDIGGQYDDYLQSDVSINRGNSGGPLFNLDGDVIGVNTAIFSPTGASVGISFSVPSAVAQPVIAQLIEYGETRRGWLGVNVQPVTPDMARAMGLSSARGAVVTRIDPEGPAASSGLQPGDVILAIAGRAVADDRRLTRIVAETEPGARVRLEVFRRGESLTLDVEIARLRERAPSTRPGVRNGGETAPAEPASASLFGLTLAPLTDALRRQYRVHPDAEGLVVTAVDAASDAAGKVRVGDVLEEIAWTRVESLTQARETAEAARASGPVLVTLNRQGQYLLQTLRG
- a CDS encoding DUF2065 domain-containing protein, coding for MLEWVLIGLGVACVIEGVCYAAAPGAMKRIAAAAAMTDPSHLRLAGLAAVAFGVGIVALVTGTA
- a CDS encoding protease modulator HflC, producing the protein MRTIIYLILALVVVGVIVLMNSLYVVTERQQALVLRFGEPVGVVNAIVDPQNPRPSEAGLHFRTPFVTTVTMFDKRNLEFDTNPAEILASDQERIVVDAFLRYRVVNPLRVFQTVRDERGLRQRLQAIMDDSVRGVVASMPSNEIISGQRAELMERIRVAVETQALNQDLGIEVIDARIKRADLPQQIATQVFERMRAERQQEAAQIRAEGEQRSREVRADADRQVEVILANARADSERIRGEGDGERNRIFAGAYGQDPEFADFYRTMIAYETAMRAGTPIIVPADSEFFRYFRSERGTAPSPR
- the hflK gene encoding FtsH protease activity modulator HflK encodes the protein MPWNNNAGGGGPWGSSGGGGGKNNNPWGSGPKGPRRGPGGQEPDLEDAVRKFQAWLGGLFGGRGGGGGGLAGLVIVAAVFVWVAVPGNFYYFVGADQNGAILRFGEYQRIEDPGLRLKLPYPVETVELESVTTVREIRVGTTPQESLMLTRDENIVDITFTVQWRVDLTRPDGEGVRDFLFNVRDPEATVKAVAESAMREVVGTNDLQPIITQARAEVGRRARDILQTALDNYSAGIQVLEVQLQEATPPATVIDAFRDVDAARQDRTRLELEARAYANTVIPEARGEASRIDEQARGYRERVIAEAAGLADRFNSIYAEYQLAPDVTRRRMYLETMEQVLGRSDLMILEQDGGAVPYLPLDRLGQNRGAAPQNSATQSRGRTGGQ